Proteins encoded by one window of Methanomicrobia archaeon:
- a CDS encoding dihydroorotate dehydrogenase electron transfer subunit, whose product MLPVNIPTLHEIVKLREETDTVKTFSFYAPEIAGICQPGQFVMVWVPGVDEIPISIALALQDGQLELAIADVGDCSHRLHELHEGELVGLRGPYGTGFTLTGARICMVAGGYGAAPLRFAAATARAHGRTVTVIQGARCATDLLYVTGFGDMGCDVHVSTEDGSQGQCGVCTAVLEALLHGGAAFDSVLTCGPELMMQRVCELTQQAQIPTQLSVERIVKCSCGACGACDLGGYLVCKDGPVFTAEVLAQTEFGCWTRAKSGKRVSVSAPGAEKAELLSYPLRDLTPEPEPLLQTSVCGIALSNPLLNAAGFGFSGRLLYRYAAAGAGAVVTKSIGLEEREGYPNPTFLELEPRSYVNAMGLPNPGIRDYGIELEEARHANVPVILSIFGKSVEECCSVAQIARECDYPVAMYEFDASCPHSEFTAVENNPPLLSAIVKAVKELVSPKPLAVKISPNIGAPVGLALLAQQAGADAITAINTVIARPVEHRLELPYLGNPLGYGGKSGKDLTVGGKRIVYELYRELELPIIAVGGIFSAQDVLDYARNGAALFQIGSALVSDGFEVFGRVKRELQEYLTAQGYTNIGELVGEAHRR is encoded by the coding sequence CGGGATATGCCAGCCCGGGCAGTTCGTGATGGTCTGGGTACCCGGCGTTGATGAGATACCGATCTCGATCGCGCTGGCTTTGCAGGATGGTCAGCTCGAGCTGGCGATCGCGGATGTCGGGGACTGCTCGCACCGCCTGCATGAGCTGCACGAGGGCGAACTCGTGGGTCTGCGCGGTCCTTATGGTACCGGTTTTACCCTCACGGGCGCTCGGATCTGCATGGTTGCGGGCGGCTATGGCGCGGCACCACTCCGGTTCGCGGCCGCAACGGCACGAGCACACGGTCGCACAGTGACGGTGATTCAGGGCGCGCGCTGCGCTACAGATCTTCTGTATGTCACCGGTTTTGGTGATATGGGCTGTGACGTGCATGTGTCGACCGAGGATGGCTCGCAGGGCCAGTGTGGTGTGTGCACGGCCGTGCTGGAAGCGCTCTTACACGGAGGTGCGGCGTTCGACTCAGTGCTCACCTGCGGTCCGGAATTAATGATGCAGCGAGTCTGTGAGCTGACGCAGCAGGCGCAGATACCGACGCAGCTGTCCGTGGAGCGGATCGTGAAGTGCAGCTGTGGTGCCTGCGGTGCGTGCGACCTTGGTGGGTATCTGGTCTGTAAAGACGGACCGGTGTTCACGGCCGAGGTACTGGCACAGACCGAGTTCGGGTGCTGGACGCGAGCGAAGAGCGGCAAACGCGTCTCGGTCAGCGCACCAGGTGCAGAGAAGGCAGAGCTGCTATCCTATCCGTTGCGTGATCTCACACCTGAGCCGGAGCCGCTTCTGCAGACCTCGGTATGTGGCATCGCTTTATCCAACCCGTTGCTGAACGCTGCGGGTTTCGGGTTCTCCGGTCGGTTGCTGTACCGGTACGCAGCAGCGGGTGCGGGCGCGGTGGTGACGAAATCGATCGGTCTGGAAGAGCGCGAAGGTTACCCGAACCCGACGTTTCTCGAGCTGGAGCCGCGGAGCTATGTGAATGCGATGGGGCTGCCGAATCCTGGTATCCGGGACTACGGTATCGAGCTGGAGGAGGCGCGGCATGCGAACGTCCCGGTCATCCTCAGCATCTTCGGCAAGAGCGTGGAAGAATGCTGTTCAGTAGCTCAGATCGCGCGCGAGTGTGATTATCCCGTGGCGATGTACGAGTTCGACGCCTCGTGCCCGCATTCGGAATTCACGGCGGTCGAGAACAACCCGCCACTGCTAAGCGCGATCGTGAAGGCAGTAAAAGAGCTGGTGAGCCCGAAACCGCTGGCCGTGAAGATCTCGCCGAATATCGGCGCGCCGGTTGGGTTGGCGCTGCTCGCGCAGCAGGCGGGTGCAGACGCGATCACGGCGATCAACACGGTGATTGCTCGTCCGGTGGAGCATCGTCTTGAGCTACCGTATTTAGGGAATCCACTGGGCTATGGTGGTAAATCGGGCAAGGATCTGACGGTGGGCGGGAAGCGGATCGTATATGAGCTGTACCGTGAATTAGAGCTACCGATCATTGCGGTGGGGGGTATCTTCAGCGCGCAGGACGTGCTCGATTATGCGCGGAACGGTGCCGCTCTCTTCCAGATCGGGAGCGCGCTGGTGAGTGACGGGTTTGAGGTTTTTGGACGGGTCAAGCGGGAGCTGCAGGAATACCTTACGGCTCAAGGGTATACGAACATAGGGGAGCTTGTGGGTGAGGCGCATCGAAGGTGA